From Candidatus Neomarinimicrobiota bacterium, the proteins below share one genomic window:
- a CDS encoding response regulator: MTDATDKFETASAVIIAEEDEAVLTALTLQLVDKGWEVATADTTTQAWETYSDHSVGIVLVGVGADVEDWLALARKLRERAPELIIILMTGYAALDAAQDELYKAANDILVKPVRVDPLITSIRRIQWEQALIRENQELRQAIAKMESTQGSGAAAQDRSTVIPEKGIAPAAMGSRLAGQQSPGSDVIASYEQHAVATPTDAEPETELPPAGSDSQSAEAT, translated from the coding sequence ACTGACGCCACAGACAAGTTTGAGACTGCCTCGGCCGTGATCATCGCGGAGGAGGACGAGGCCGTCCTCACAGCTCTTACACTCCAACTTGTCGACAAGGGTTGGGAGGTCGCAACCGCTGATACGACAACTCAGGCTTGGGAAACATACAGCGATCATTCAGTCGGCATCGTGCTGGTGGGCGTGGGGGCTGACGTCGAGGATTGGCTCGCTCTTGCACGCAAGCTGAGGGAGCGTGCCCCCGAACTTATTATCATTCTGATGACTGGCTACGCAGCTCTTGATGCCGCCCAGGACGAACTCTACAAAGCGGCCAACGATATCCTTGTCAAGCCGGTGCGCGTCGACCCATTGATCACCAGCATCAGGCGGATTCAGTGGGAACAGGCCCTGATCCGCGAGAACCAGGAGCTGCGGCAGGCAATTGCTAAAATGGAGTCCACCCAAGGTTCTGGGGCCGCCGCTCAGGATAGGTCGACGGTCATACCTGAAAAAGGGATCGCGCCGGCCGCAATGGGAAGTAGGCTGGCCGGCCAGCAGTCGCCGGGCTCAGACGTCATCGCCAGCTACGAGCAGCATGCGGTTGCCACCCCCACCGATGCCGAGCCGGAGACCGAACTTCCACCTGCCGGCAGTGATAGTCAGTCAGCGGAAGCAACCTAG
- a CDS encoding HAMP domain-containing histidine kinase, whose product MATQQQPEPVSLDDVIQQFRVAAAEVQSAYHQLEQELLMPASDTWDPEPVPTGLALPNLAPLYLMGTLVSGLSKASMVVNQDLETISANADAQREFALEEGAVLKDILDPGSVETLQQLLDQAASKSAVELKVKAGASAGIYDCIYLDNPIEKGRMLLLVAQDLELDHLREVEDRILKNLTGTLVHEIRTPLTSMQGFAELLLQVQNLDPQESNKLSIIRGGIDRLNLLASALGTVFHETVEPHWIKVDVHPFLEHLVADYAQDRSLPDQTIKLEGGEQDLQLVTDPELLKLALEQILDNAVEAVEKPARGDIHVVLRQNEKEARISVTNPSKGFDAGAGSDWWVPFYTTKSGHLGLGLARVRRILETLGGKSEVGANDSGEVEVGLTLPI is encoded by the coding sequence ATGGCCACCCAGCAGCAACCAGAGCCAGTAAGCTTGGACGACGTCATCCAGCAGTTCCGAGTCGCTGCTGCCGAGGTACAGTCAGCCTATCACCAGCTGGAGCAGGAACTGCTCATGCCTGCGAGCGACACCTGGGACCCCGAGCCGGTGCCCACCGGACTGGCACTCCCCAATCTGGCGCCCCTCTATTTGATGGGGACGCTGGTGAGCGGCTTATCAAAGGCATCAATGGTGGTCAATCAGGACTTGGAAACCATTTCGGCTAATGCGGACGCCCAGCGGGAGTTTGCGCTGGAGGAGGGCGCAGTGCTCAAAGATATTCTCGACCCCGGCTCCGTGGAGACCCTCCAGCAGCTCCTAGATCAGGCCGCCTCCAAAAGTGCGGTTGAACTGAAAGTTAAGGCCGGGGCCTCGGCAGGGATTTACGATTGCATTTACCTGGACAATCCCATCGAAAAAGGCCGCATGCTGTTACTGGTGGCCCAAGACCTGGAGCTGGATCACCTTCGGGAGGTGGAGGACCGGATTCTTAAAAATCTCACCGGCACGCTCGTCCATGAAATCCGCACCCCCCTTACGTCGATGCAGGGCTTTGCCGAGCTGCTGCTTCAGGTGCAGAACCTTGACCCACAGGAGAGCAACAAGCTGAGCATCATTCGTGGCGGCATTGACCGGCTAAACCTGTTGGCCTCCGCCCTTGGTACGGTGTTTCATGAGACCGTGGAACCCCACTGGATCAAGGTGGATGTGCACCCTTTCCTGGAGCACCTTGTAGCGGACTACGCACAAGACCGGTCCCTGCCGGATCAGACCATTAAACTGGAGGGTGGCGAACAGGACTTACAGCTGGTCACCGACCCCGAACTGCTCAAATTGGCGCTTGAGCAGATTCTCGACAACGCCGTCGAAGCTGTGGAAAAGCCCGCACGGGGTGACATCCACGTCGTGCTGCGGCAGAACGAGAAAGAGGCCCGGATCAGCGTCACAAATCCGAGCAAGGGGTTTGACGCAGGAGCTGGCTCCGACTGGTGGGTGCCGTTCTACACGACTAAATCCGGCCATCTCGGTCTGGGCCTGGCACGGGTCCGCAGGATCCTCGAAACCCTCGGGGGCAAGTCCGAGGTTGGTGCTAACGATAGCGGGGAAGTAGAAGTTGGCCTCACGCTACCCATTTGA